In a single window of the Raphanus sativus cultivar WK10039 chromosome 9, ASM80110v3, whole genome shotgun sequence genome:
- the LOC108827707 gene encoding WRKY transcription factor 8-like — protein MSNETKDLNNNHYTSSYNHYNSIDSQNMFLPYVSGPCTYDANMISSQIGSDLSSSHGANGFGFYPSPSSTEFFNPSIDQENGFCNAYNYNTSLKSHEVVGGGGAIIENETRLSASPSSSEAGRYLGKDSGKSLMKREADDGGDEQRSQKVVKAKKNQEKKIREPRVSFMTKTEVDHLEDGYRWRKYGQKAVKNSPYPRSYYRCTTQKCNVKKRVERSYQDPTVVITTYESQHNHPIPTTRRTAMFPGPAASDYKSSSLSPVSNFINTPRSFSHDDLFRVPHSSVNANPYYQQQQNHEFQHDSDYKLLKEMFPSVFFKQEP, from the exons ATGTCTAATGAGACCAAAGATCTTAACAACAATCACTACACTTCATCGTATAATCATTACAATAGCATTGACAGCCAAAATATGTTCCTCCCTTACGTTTCTGGTCCATGCACTTATGATGCAAACATGATCTCATCACAAATAGGTTCTGATCTATCGAGTTCTCACGGAGCGAACGGATTTGGTTTCTATCCGTCGCCATCTTCCACCGAGTTTTTCAATCCTTCGATCGATCAAGAAAATGGTTTTTGTAATGCTTATAATTATAATACTAGTCTGAAGAGTCATGAAGTTgtcggtggtggtggtgcaaTCATTGAGAATGAAACTAGGCTTTCTGCATCTCCTTCTTCCAGTGAGGCCGGTCGTTATCTCGGCAAAGATTCTGGCAAGAGCCTCATGAAAAGAGAAGCTGACGATGGAGGAGATGAACAACGTTCTCAAAAAGt AGTTAAAGCAAAGAAGAATcaagagaagaagataagagAGCCACGAGTCTCGTTTATGACTAAGACTGAAGTTGATCATCTCGAAGACGGCTATCGTTGGAGGAAGTACGGCCAAAAGGCAGTCAAAAACAGTCCCTATCCGAG GAGTTACTATAGATGTACAACGCAGAAGTGCAACGTGAAGAAGAGAGTTGAGAGATCTTACCAAGATCCAACAGTCGTGATCACAACCTACGAGAGTCAACACAACCACCCGATCCCAACCACTCGCCGCACGGCAATGTTTCCTGGACCCGCCGCATCTGATTATAAATCATCGTCTCTATCTCCCGTTTCCAATTTCATCAACACTCCAAGAAGCTTCTCACATGATGATCTCTTTCGTGTGCCACACTCAAGCGTGAATGCAAACCCTTATTATCAGCAGCAACAAAACCATGAGTTTCAGCATGACAGTGACTATAAGCTTTTGAAGGAGATGTTTCCTTCGGTTTTCTTCAAACAAGAACcttga